A genomic segment from Salvia splendens isolate huo1 chromosome 13, SspV2, whole genome shotgun sequence encodes:
- the LOC121762618 gene encoding serine/threonine-protein kinase PCRK1-like: MRWCFYLFGGEEEEEPNTRNPNSARTSVEPRKSGLQSRGLNRPPNLQKRPSNLKVFTLLELKQITRNFSNSAKLGEGGFGCVFKGVIKSSEDPDKKIAVAIKQLGKQGQQGHKEWITEVDLLGVVDHPNLVKLIGYCAEDDERGIQRLLMYEYMPNGSVFDHLSRSTDSLPWAKRLRVALDAARGLAYLHEEMDFQIIFRDFKSSNILLDEQWNAKLSDFGLARLGPQEGRTHVSTAVVGTMGYAAPEYVRTGHLTSMSDVWSYGVFLYELITGRRPLERNRPKKEQKLLEWIKPHLSDARKFEQILDPRLKAEGNHILKSAMKLSIVANRCLVRAAKTRPKMSELAVMVNEVVDACSDSGLGRVAPPFKRNEPTRRDSTGTATRPTGPTRPTRPRTRKLVNT; this comes from the exons ATGAGGTGGTGTTTCTATTTATTCGgtggagaggaagaggaagagccAAACACCCGAAACCCTAACTCGGCACGTACCTCAGTTGAGCCAAGGAAATCTGGTCTTCAGTCGAGAGGACTAAACCGACCCCCAAATTTGCAAAAGAGACCTAGTAATCTCAAGGTTTTTACCCTCTTGGAGCTGAAGCAAATAACTAGGAATTTTAGCAATAGTGCTAAGCTTGGGGAGGGTGGATTCGGATGTGTTTTTAAGGGTGTTATCAAGAGCTCGGAAGATCCGGATAAGAAGATCGCCGTGGCTATTAAACAACTCGGTAAACAAGGACAACAG GGTCACAAAGAGTGGATCACGGAGGTCGACCTTCTTGGCGTTGTTGACCATCCGAATCTGGTGAAACTGATTGGATACTGCGCCGAGGATGATGAGAGGGGAATCCAACGGCTTCTCATGTACGAGTATATGCCTAATGGAAGCGTGTTCGACCATCTATCAAGATCCACTGACTCCCTCCCCTGGGCTAAGAGGCTGCGGGTTGCCCTAGATGCTGCTCGTGGCCTCGCCTACTTGCACGAGGAAATGGATTTTCAG ATCATCTTCAGGGACTTCAAGTCATCGAACATCCTCCTAGACGAGCAGTGGAACGCTAAGCTGTCGGACTTCGGATTAGCCCGGTTGGGCCCCCAAGAAGGACGAACACATGTCTCCACCGCG GTGGTGGGAACTATGGGGTACGCTGCACCTGAATACGTGAGAACCGGGCATCTAACATCAATGAGCGACGTGTGGAGCTACGGTGTGTTCCTATACGAGCTCATCACGGGGAGGCGGCCGTTGGAACGGAACCGCCCGAAAAAGGAGCAGAAGCTATTGGAGTGGATAAAGCCACACCTATCAGATGCAAGGAAATTCGAGCAGATATTGGATCCAAGGCTTAAAGCTGAAGGGAATCACATCCTTAAATCAGCTATGAAACTATCGATAGTCGCTAATCGCTGCTTGGTCCGTGCTGCCAAAACACGGCCCAAGATGAGCGAGCTGGCCGTAATGGTCAATGAAGTCGTCGATGCATGCTCAGACTCAGGCTTGGGCCGCGTTGCACCACCTTTCAAGCGTAACGAGCCAACAAGAAGGGACAGTACCGGGACCGCCACTCGTCCCACTGGTCCAACCCGTCCCACCCGTCCTCGCACACGGAAGCTAGTCAACACTTAG
- the LOC121762612 gene encoding actin-related protein 4-like, translated as MYGGDEVSAIVVDLGSHTCKAGYAGEDAPKAVFPSVVGSIDEMETDDADNANKNSGSAQESKSKSKSKFFVGSQNLGFRRDHMEVLSPMKDGVVVDWDMVEGIWDHALRKCLLIDPKEHPMLFAESCSNSQQQREKTAEIMFEKYQVPALFLAKNAVLTSFASGRATSLVVDCGGGSTTVAPVHDGYVLQKAVSTSPIGGDFLSDCLLKSLESKGLSIKPRYAFKRKEVRPGEFQIVDLDLPNTTESYKLYSQRVIVSDIKECVCRAPDTPYDDTSFSNIPMTPYELPDGQTIEIGADRFKIPDILFNPSLALTIPGMENSIETTSSAHGLPQMVIESISKCDVDIRRELYSSILLSGGTASMQQLKERLEKDLLEESPQAARVKVLASGNATERRFSVWIGGSILASLGSFQQMWFSKSEFEEHGASYIQRKCP; from the exons ATGTATGGAGGAG ATGAAGTATCGGCAATAGTCGTAGACTTGGGTTCCCATACCTGCAAAGCTGGTTATGCTGGCGAAGATGCGCCGAAAGCTGTCTTCCCATCT GTTGTCGGGTCAATTGATGAAATGGAAACTGATGATGCTGATAATGCAAACAAGAACTCAGGATCTGCCCAAGAGTCTAAATCAAAGAGCAAGAGCAAATTTTTTGTAGGATCACAAAACTTGGGGTTTCGCAGGGATCACATGGAG GTATTATCACCTATGAAGGATGGAGTAGTCGTTGACTGGGATATGGTTGAAGGCATATGGGACCATGCTTTGAG GAAATGCCTGTTGATTGATCCAAAGGAACATCCAATGCTCTTTGCCGAGTCATGTTCTAATTCTCAACAGCAAAgggaaaa GACTGCTGAGATTatgtttgaaaaatatcaagTTCCTGCACTATTTTTGGCCAAAAATGCT GTTCTTACTTCTTTTGCATCAGGACGTGCCACCTCTTTAGTTGTTGACTG TGGTGGAGGATCAACTACTGTAGCTCCAGTACATGATGGTTATGTTCTTCAGAAG GCCGTATCAACATCTCCTATTGGAGGTGATTTCCTTAGCGATTGCTTGTTAAAAAGCCTGGAAAGCAAAGGACTTTCT ATAAAGCCTCGTTATGCATTCAAAAGAAAGGAAGTTCGTCCTGGAGAGTTTCAG ATTGTGGACCTTGACCTCCCCAATACTACAGAAAGTTACAAACTTTATTCTCAG CGGGTGATTGTTAGTGATATTAAAGAATGCGTGTGTCGAGCACCAGACACTCCATATGATG ATAcatcattctccaatattcCAATGACACCTTATGAGCTTCCTGATGGACA AACAATTGAGATCGGTGCTGACAGATTCAAGATTCCTGATATATTGTTTAATCCATCTTTAGCTCTG ACTATACCTGGTATGGAAAATTCTATAGAGACAACTTCATCTGCCCATGGCCTGCCGCAAATG GTTATTGAGAGCATAAGCAAGTGTGATGTTGACATCCGAAGAGAACTTTATAGCAGCATATTG CTTTCTGGTGGAACGGCATCAATGCAACAGCTGAAAGAACGTCTTGAGAAAGATCTACTGGAG GAATCTCCTCAAGCAGCTAGGGTGAAAGTTCTAGCAAGTGGAAATGCAACTGAAAGGAGATTCAG TGTTTGGATAGGAGGCAGTATATTGGCATCACTTGGATCCTTTCAACAGATGTGGTTCTCTAAATCTGA GTTTGAAGAGCACGGAGCTTCATATATTCAACGGAAATGCCCTTGA
- the LOC121760764 gene encoding uncharacterized protein LOC121760764: MGKAAPTAPPPPQVPEETISQPSTAHAEAKLVTGEPDKNIAVAEEQEHGTNLVAEMEQVTLVEGETPVISGVDVVEGATTVVFEEVRKGETPVVGELEEATPGISDDCVGEETTERISGGDALISEKMVAEEKTPVYIEGATPILSVEGEALITDDGSEPKESGLELEIEDLAVPAGEEFHVLGTECELEKETLGSDGEADEEEERRLAAEQKRKGKQAAASRVKKAKTTAGSKSEEVSLPTPTKVPFAKEPAGPPSSSESDEDEIEVPEEILNLSQKKSG; this comes from the exons ATGGGGAAGGCTGCACCcaccgcaccaccaccaccacaagtCCCAGAGGAAACGATTTCTCAACCGTCTACCGCTCATGCAGAAGCCAAACTAGTTACTGGCGAACCAGACAAAAACATCGCGGTGGCCGAAGAACAGGAACACGGTACAAATCTGGTTGCGGAGATGGAGCAGGTTACGCtagttgagggggaaacccctgttatcTCTGGTGTTGATGTAGTCGAGGGGGCAACCACTGTGGTGTTTGAAGAAGTCAGAAAGGGGGAAACCCCAGTTGTTGGTGAGTTGGAGGAGGCAACCCCTGGTATTTCTGACGATTGTGTTGGGGAAGAGACCACAGAAAGGATATCGGGCGGAGATGCCCTAATTTCTGAGAAAATGGTTGCTGAGGAGAAAACCCCTGTTTACATTGAGGGGGCAACCCCTATTTTGTCTGTGGAGGGGGAAGCCCTCATTACTGACGACGGATCAGAGCCCAAGGAGAGCGGGCTGGAATTG GAGATCGAGGATCTCGCTGTGCCCGCAGGAGAGGAATTCCACGTCTTAGGAACGGAGTGTGAGCTAGAGAAAGAAACCCTTGGATCTGACGGGGAAGCAGACGAAGAGGAGGAGCGCCGTCTGGCGGCCGAACAGAAAAGGAAGGGAAAGCAAGCTGCTGCTTCCCGGGTCAAGAAGGCTAAGACGACTGCAGGAAGCAAATCTGAGGAAGTTTCGCTCCCGACCCCAACTAAGGTTCCTTTCGCCAAGGAACCTGCCGGCCCTCCTTCGTCTAGCGAGTCTGATGAGGACGAAATCGAAGTGCCCGAGGAGATATTGAACTTGAGCCAGAAGAAGTCTGGCTAA